One Phycisphaerae bacterium DNA segment encodes these proteins:
- a CDS encoding sigma-54 dependent transcriptional regulator, whose translation MSDKPVILIIDDEAGHADVLAEALSQTGGETIAVYDAKNAIELLSTKHIDVVITDLNLNDNKINGLDILRTAKEQNPASDVILITAYATIDTCKEAMRCGAFDYLVKPIDIDQLRAMTERALKKFLAASAAARGRDNFKFDGVIGESPAMQSVIAVLKRVAPTNITVLIEGQSGTGKELLAQAIHENSLRRNNAFKPLNCAGLTESLLESELFGHSKGSFTGATEARKGLFEIADKGTLFLDEIGDMPLTMQAKLLRVLEDGVVVPVGSNKSTVVNVRVISATNHDLAKLVEQDKFRQDLYFRIKGVSVTVPALKDRPEDIPRLVDYFLTQAADELGTPKKDVSDSVLKILKSYSWPGNIRQLKNCIRTMAVMTDSETLDMKDIPAEIHQVRQLSGQVTAGVSLNDLERQAIIDTLTKVDNNREKAAKLLGIGERTLYRKIKEYDIQF comes from the coding sequence ATGTCTGATAAACCTGTAATACTGATTATTGATGACGAAGCTGGACATGCTGATGTCCTGGCCGAGGCCCTTTCGCAGACCGGCGGCGAAACGATAGCCGTCTATGACGCCAAAAATGCCATCGAGCTTCTCAGTACAAAACATATCGATGTTGTCATAACCGATTTGAACCTTAACGATAACAAAATCAACGGCCTCGATATTCTAAGAACCGCCAAAGAACAGAACCCTGCCAGCGATGTTATTCTTATCACGGCCTATGCCACGATAGACACCTGCAAAGAGGCTATGCGATGCGGCGCGTTCGATTATCTTGTCAAGCCTATCGACATCGACCAGCTTCGCGCGATGACGGAAAGGGCACTCAAAAAGTTTTTGGCCGCTTCCGCTGCCGCAAGAGGCAGAGATAATTTCAAATTCGATGGCGTAATCGGCGAAAGCCCCGCGATGCAGTCGGTAATCGCCGTTCTAAAACGTGTCGCGCCGACAAATATAACCGTTCTGATAGAGGGCCAGTCCGGTACAGGCAAGGAACTGCTCGCCCAGGCCATTCACGAAAATTCTCTGCGCAGAAATAATGCATTTAAGCCGCTGAACTGCGCAGGCCTTACAGAATCGCTGCTCGAAAGCGAACTTTTCGGTCATTCCAAAGGCTCTTTTACAGGAGCTACAGAGGCACGAAAGGGACTTTTTGAAATCGCAGACAAAGGCACGCTCTTCCTCGATGAAATCGGCGATATGCCGCTTACGATGCAGGCCAAACTCTTAAGGGTTCTCGAAGACGGCGTCGTAGTACCCGTAGGCTCGAACAAATCCACCGTCGTTAACGTCCGTGTTATCAGCGCTACCAATCACGACCTTGCCAAACTTGTCGAACAGGATAAATTCAGACAGGACCTTTATTTCAGAATCAAGGGCGTCAGCGTAACCGTTCCGGCCCTTAAGGACAGACCCGAAGATATTCCCCGGCTTGTCGATTATTTTTTAACTCAGGCCGCCGACGAATTGGGAACGCCGAAAAAAGATGTTTCCGACAGCGTATTGAAAATTCTAAAATCTTACAGTTGGCCCGGCAATATCCGCCAGTTGAAAAACTGCATCAGGACGATGGCCGTTATGACCGATTCGGAAACTCTCGATATGAAGGATATCCCCGCCGAGATTCATCAGGTAAGACAGTTATCCGGACAGGTAACCGCTGGCGTTTCGCTCAACGACCTTGAGCGGCAGGCCATTATTGATACGCTTACGAAGGTGGATAATAATCGTGAAAAGGCCGCCAAACTGCTTGGCATTGGCGAACGAACCCTTTATCGTAAAATTAAAGAATACGATATTCAGTTTTAA
- a CDS encoding HD domain-containing phosphohydrolase, whose product MLKTAKNRLSSGQLKQVKDFGRDMADLGVNFLVYDTDLNIIIQFNGEKFISDYEAAAACAKQVCESEAPAIYRFGKSGQIVASDITINEMTAAVIVIDCGTDSPLLQESIAYVEQILKMFLKTLQNELRSSQQMELISNELAQTYEELMLLYKMSTNMKVSQSDSNYLQMACDSLIELVNVEGIAIFLEKKINNSKKLVLTAGTGLIALDHKNGNMHEVLFERLLSELQTGSDALLDSEVDAPFKYDWFGRVRNIIAVPLHSNDKTIGMMVATNRLDKADFDSIDVKLFNSVATECAVFIENQSLFRDLKELFIGSLKALTNSIDAKDQYTRGHSERVAFISKWIAEQYAQTENMSADDIQKIYLAGLLHDIGKIGISEAVLRKPGKLTDEEYDQIKTHPAISAGILSEIRQMADIVPGVLCHHERYDGRGYPKGVKGDDIPVAGKIVMIADTFDAMTSKRTYRDALSIETAIEEIRRGLGTQFDPKIGSLFINSDVEKLWAIMQNGGTDDLDSESFNDYGTVAVGALLR is encoded by the coding sequence ATGTTGAAAACAGCGAAAAATCGTCTAAGTTCCGGTCAGTTGAAACAGGTTAAGGATTTTGGCAGAGATATGGCGGATCTCGGTGTCAATTTTCTTGTTTACGATACCGATCTGAACATAATTATCCAGTTCAACGGTGAAAAATTTATCAGCGACTATGAAGCCGCCGCTGCCTGCGCCAAACAGGTGTGCGAATCGGAAGCGCCCGCGATATACAGATTCGGTAAATCCGGGCAGATAGTCGCTTCTGACATAACAATCAACGAAATGACCGCGGCAGTTATAGTTATTGACTGCGGTACGGATTCGCCGCTGCTGCAGGAGTCGATTGCCTATGTTGAGCAAATACTCAAAATGTTCCTCAAAACTCTTCAGAATGAACTTAGAAGCTCGCAGCAGATGGAATTAATCAGCAATGAGCTTGCGCAGACTTATGAGGAACTTATGCTGCTTTACAAGATGAGCACCAATATGAAGGTCAGCCAGTCCGACTCGAATTATCTCCAGATGGCCTGCGACAGTCTTATTGAGCTTGTCAATGTAGAGGGAATCGCGATATTTCTCGAAAAGAAAATTAACAATTCCAAAAAACTTGTCCTTACCGCAGGTACGGGGCTTATCGCGCTGGACCATAAAAATGGAAATATGCACGAAGTGCTTTTTGAAAGACTTCTTTCCGAACTTCAGACTGGTTCGGACGCTTTGCTCGACAGCGAAGTTGACGCTCCTTTCAAATACGACTGGTTCGGCAGGGTCAGAAACATCATCGCCGTTCCGCTGCACAGTAATGACAAGACTATCGGCATGATGGTTGCCACGAATCGTCTCGACAAAGCCGATTTTGACAGCATAGATGTAAAACTATTCAACTCCGTAGCGACCGAATGTGCCGTTTTTATCGAAAACCAGAGCCTCTTCAGGGACCTGAAGGAATTATTTATCGGTTCGCTGAAAGCTCTTACTAATAGTATCGATGCCAAAGACCAGTACACAAGGGGACATTCGGAACGGGTCGCGTTCATATCAAAGTGGATTGCCGAACAATATGCCCAGACCGAAAATATGTCCGCAGATGACATACAAAAAATTTATCTTGCGGGTCTGCTGCACGATATCGGCAAAATCGGCATATCCGAAGCGGTACTGAGAAAGCCGGGCAAACTTACCGATGAAGAGTACGACCAGATAAAAACTCATCCGGCCATAAGCGCAGGCATCCTTTCTGAAATCCGTCAGATGGCCGATATCGTTCCGGGCGTTCTGTGTCATCATGAAAGATATGACGGCAGAGGATATCCCAAGGGCGTCAAGGGCGATGATATTCCTGTCGCAGGGAAAATCGTTATGATTGCCGATACCTTCGATGCCATGACTTCGAAAAGAACTTACAGGGATGCCTTGAGCATCGAAACCGCGATAGAGGAAATCAGAAGAGGATTAGGCACGCAATTCGACCCGAAAATCGGTTCGTTATTTATAAACAGTGACGTTGAGAAACTGTGGGCGATTATGCAGAACGGCGGAACAGACGATTTGGATTCCGAAAGTTTCAACGATTACGGCACTGTCGCGGTGGGAGCGCTTTTAAGATGA
- a CDS encoding ATP-binding protein: MLHNRRKNDQQPKLSELEELSRLTGGLAHEIKNPLSIIKVNLKLISEELNSKDANPARAARKIAVVQKETDRLEKILEDFLRYIKKTELHPVPVDINRLVTDMTDFYSPQAVSRAITLRTSLCDEPLICKADADSLKQVLLNLFINAQQAMPDGGELMIRTQKNCSNAVIIVSDTGKGIEPENTDKIFDAYYSTKSGGSGLGLSTSRKIIKAHHGSIKVDSVPQKGTSFTIQLPIEEKIV; the protein is encoded by the coding sequence ATGTTGCACAATCGCAGAAAAAACGATCAGCAGCCGAAACTATCGGAGCTTGAGGAGCTTAGCCGTCTTACGGGCGGCCTGGCTCACGAAATAAAGAATCCGCTTTCGATTATCAAGGTCAATCTCAAATTGATAAGCGAGGAACTTAACTCCAAAGACGCAAACCCCGCAAGAGCCGCAAGGAAAATCGCTGTTGTTCAGAAGGAAACCGACCGGCTGGAGAAAATTCTCGAGGATTTTCTGCGATATATCAAAAAAACCGAATTGCATCCTGTCCCTGTCGATATCAATCGGCTCGTAACGGATATGACGGATTTTTATTCGCCCCAGGCCGTCAGCCGTGCGATTACTCTCAGGACCTCTCTTTGCGACGAACCTTTGATTTGCAAAGCCGACGCCGATTCGTTAAAACAGGTTCTGCTTAATCTTTTTATAAACGCTCAGCAGGCAATGCCCGACGGCGGTGAACTGATGATAAGAACCCAGAAAAACTGCTCGAATGCGGTAATCATCGTAAGCGATACCGGCAAAGGGATTGAGCCTGAAAATACGGATAAAATTTTCGATGCTTATTATTCGACAAAATCCGGCGGCAGCGGCTTGGGTCTTTCGACCTCAAGGAAAATTATCAAAGCCCATCACGGCTCGATAAAGGTTGACAGCGTGCCGCAAAAAGGTACTTCATTTACTATCCAGTTGCCGATTGAAGAAAAAATAGTATAA
- a CDS encoding STAS domain-containing protein codes for MKIKQQDYNDVTVVELHGEFVDEYCKLLQDTITELIRRQRTGIVLDMAQVTVIDSKGLEQLLWIRDYCHENKSQLKIAGLEDNIKKILEVTRLDSKLDQYRELSEAVKSFT; via the coding sequence ATGAAAATAAAACAGCAGGATTATAATGATGTTACCGTCGTGGAACTCCACGGCGAATTTGTAGATGAGTACTGCAAACTTTTGCAGGACACGATTACAGAGCTTATCAGGCGGCAAAGAACGGGAATAGTGCTTGATATGGCCCAGGTTACGGTTATCGACAGCAAGGGACTCGAACAATTGCTTTGGATAAGGGATTACTGCCACGAAAATAAGAGCCAGCTTAAGATTGCCGGCCTTGAAGATAATATCAAAAAGATTCTCGAAGTTACCCGGCTCGACAGCAAGCTGGACCAGTATCGTGAACTCAGTGAAGCGGTTAAAAGTTTTACATAA
- a CDS encoding ATPase, T2SS/T4P/T4SS family, protein MKTNTANKLQLGEILQARGIVTAEQIEQALSQQNSNGHQKLMGELLIEKGLCTENDIASALADTYGVPYAQISPKICDPNIIEILPRDFLEEHCVLPLFKVYDTLTVAVSEPTNVFLLDEIERLSGCNVQVVCATAKDILATLQAYMPASNVFVIDDIIDETGLDDFTLIENISEDITNLQEVAGQSPVVKLVNYLVYNAVTENASDIHIEPDNKKLRVRYRVDGKLYEKIRPPFQMLSAIVSRIKIMAELDIAQRRTPQDGGIHVMVDGRPIDLRVSVMPGSFGEKVVIRIIDAKRMLFNLETLGFSYENLKLLKEKIRSPNGVVLVTGPTGSGKNTTLYAMLAELNNDEVNICTVEDPVEANISGINQFGVNDAAGFTFASALRSLLRQDPDIVMIGEIRDDETANIAVQAALTGHLVFSTLHTNDAPGAVTRLIDLGVAPYLIGASLVGVLAQRLVRKVCSNCREEYEPASSIRKMVEKQINSTAKFFHGVGCKKCRNTGYIGRIAVHELFIPNQEVQDLITANATLKKIREAAVRGGMIPLRLDGLQKVKAGITSIDEILRVTTSEDMSNDGTA, encoded by the coding sequence ATGAAAACCAATACGGCAAATAAATTACAGCTCGGCGAGATATTGCAGGCCAGGGGAATTGTAACTGCCGAGCAGATTGAACAGGCCCTTTCACAGCAGAACAGCAACGGCCATCAGAAACTGATGGGCGAACTGCTGATAGAAAAAGGTTTATGCACAGAGAACGACATAGCTTCCGCTCTTGCCGATACCTATGGCGTGCCGTATGCGCAGATAAGCCCGAAAATATGCGACCCCAATATTATCGAGATTCTGCCGAGAGATTTTCTCGAGGAACATTGCGTCCTGCCGCTGTTCAAGGTTTACGATACCCTGACGGTAGCCGTAAGTGAACCGACGAATGTTTTTCTGCTCGATGAAATCGAACGGCTCAGCGGCTGCAATGTGCAGGTTGTCTGCGCGACCGCCAAGGACATACTGGCGACTCTGCAGGCTTATATGCCCGCTTCGAATGTTTTTGTCATCGATGATATCATTGACGAAACCGGGCTCGATGATTTTACGCTGATTGAGAATATTTCCGAGGACATAACCAATCTTCAGGAAGTAGCGGGGCAGTCGCCCGTTGTGAAACTTGTCAATTACCTTGTTTATAACGCTGTTACTGAAAACGCCAGCGATATTCATATTGAGCCGGACAATAAAAAACTGCGGGTCAGGTATCGCGTTGACGGAAAATTGTATGAAAAAATCCGTCCGCCGTTCCAGATGCTCTCGGCCATCGTTTCGCGTATAAAAATAATGGCTGAACTTGACATCGCCCAGCGAAGAACGCCGCAGGACGGCGGAATCCATGTAATGGTTGACGGGCGGCCGATTGATTTGAGAGTCTCGGTTATGCCAGGCAGCTTCGGCGAAAAAGTCGTTATAAGAATTATCGACGCCAAGCGAATGCTTTTCAATCTCGAAACTCTTGGTTTCAGCTATGAGAACCTTAAGCTGCTGAAGGAAAAAATACGTTCGCCCAACGGCGTAGTGCTTGTTACAGGCCCGACCGGTTCTGGAAAAAATACGACTCTCTACGCGATGCTTGCAGAACTTAATAATGACGAAGTTAATATATGCACGGTCGAAGACCCTGTTGAAGCTAATATTTCAGGGATAAATCAGTTTGGAGTTAATGATGCCGCCGGTTTTACTTTTGCCTCGGCGCTTAGAAGTCTGCTTCGCCAGGACCCGGATATCGTAATGATAGGCGAAATTCGAGATGATGAAACTGCCAACATTGCTGTTCAGGCCGCTCTTACCGGCCATCTGGTTTTTTCGACATTGCATACCAACGATGCTCCCGGCGCGGTAACGAGACTTATCGACCTCGGAGTCGCTCCATACCTGATTGGCGCCTCTCTTGTCGGCGTACTGGCACAGAGACTCGTCAGGAAAGTTTGTTCCAACTGCAGGGAGGAATACGAACCGGCCTCGTCAATCAGAAAAATGGTCGAGAAACAAATTAACTCGACGGCAAAATTCTTCCACGGCGTAGGCTGCAAAAAATGCAGAAACACAGGCTATATCGGCAGAATTGCCGTGCACGAATTGTTTATACCGAATCAGGAAGTGCAGGACCTTATCACGGCAAACGCCACCCTCAAAAAAATAAGAGAAGCCGCGGTAAGAGGCGGAATGATTCCTCTGCGGCTTGACGGCCTGCAAAAAGTCAAAGCCGGCATAACTTCCATCGACGAGATTTTGAGGGTAACGACCTCGGAGGATATGAGCAATGACGGCACTGCTTGA
- a CDS encoding type II secretion system F family protein — MTALLDLLLPAKSANVASISNVKQADLLHFTSQLSVMLSSGVVISDAVEAIAEQTKPGPLQDVLFGISDRLQSGESFSSALSAFPKVFNTMFIGTVEASEASGRMPEMLEVVQKYIEGEVETKKQIKGAMIYPVIMMVMAVIATVTLLFFVLPKFTKIYESRGQALPKLTQMLVSFSNAVRDFKSASLILAVLVMAAGGIYYAVTTPWGKRIIDWCKIHTPVLGIMFTDTIMTRSMRIMATMLNTGVTLFEALQIVKDSADNQYFSQFWRETSDKVESGFQLSEAMKASVNSELISPSIIQMIKAGERGGNLGYVCEKVSDFYDKKLKVSIKNVTSMIEPLMIVVMGCIIGTIAIALLLPIFKISSVMGH; from the coding sequence ATGACGGCACTGCTTGATTTATTGCTTCCCGCCAAATCGGCCAATGTCGCTTCGATTTCGAATGTGAAACAGGCTGACCTGCTTCATTTCACAAGTCAGTTATCGGTAATGCTCTCCAGCGGCGTTGTTATCAGCGATGCCGTCGAAGCGATTGCCGAACAAACAAAACCGGGACCGTTACAGGATGTGCTTTTCGGCATATCGGACAGATTACAGAGCGGTGAAAGTTTTTCCTCTGCGCTGTCGGCCTTTCCGAAGGTCTTTAATACGATGTTCATAGGCACTGTCGAGGCGTCCGAAGCATCGGGCAGAATGCCGGAAATGCTCGAAGTGGTGCAAAAGTATATTGAAGGGGAGGTCGAGACGAAAAAACAAATCAAAGGCGCGATGATTTACCCGGTGATTATGATGGTAATGGCGGTTATCGCGACCGTAACGCTGCTGTTTTTCGTTTTGCCGAAGTTTACGAAAATTTACGAATCCCGCGGACAGGCACTGCCTAAACTTACGCAGATGCTCGTAAGTTTCAGTAATGCTGTAAGAGATTTCAAGTCCGCCAGTCTGATACTTGCTGTGCTTGTTATGGCGGCAGGTGGAATTTATTATGCCGTTACTACTCCGTGGGGCAAAAGAATCATCGACTGGTGCAAAATACACACGCCGGTTCTCGGAATAATGTTTACCGATACCATAATGACACGAAGTATGAGAATTATGGCTACGATGCTCAATACCGGTGTTACTTTGTTCGAGGCCCTGCAGATTGTGAAAGATTCCGCTGATAACCAGTATTTCAGCCAGTTCTGGCGGGAGACAAGCGACAAGGTCGAATCCGGCTTCCAGCTTTCAGAGGCTATGAAGGCCTCGGTCAACAGCGAATTGATTTCGCCGTCAATTATCCAGATGATAAAGGCCGGCGAAAGGGGCGGCAATCTCGGCTATGTCTGTGAAAAAGTGAGTGATTTCTATGACAAAAAGCTGAAGGTTTCAATCAAAAACGTAACCAGTATGATTGAGCCTTTGATGATTGTCGTGATGGGATGCATTATTGGTACTATTGCCATTGCCCTTTTACTGCCTATATTCAAAATTTCTTCGGTAATGGGGCATTAA
- the rpsO gene encoding 30S ribosomal protein S15, whose amino-acid sequence MLTKEKKGNVIKEFRASEKDTGSSEVQIAILTTRINELTDHFKAHPKDHSSRRGLLKMVGNRSALLKYISKKDIKKYKEIITRLGLRK is encoded by the coding sequence ATGTTGACGAAGGAAAAAAAAGGTAACGTTATTAAGGAATTCAGAGCTTCGGAAAAGGACACTGGTTCATCGGAAGTCCAGATAGCAATTCTTACCACAAGGATTAACGAACTTACTGATCACTTCAAGGCCCACCCAAAGGACCATTCATCAAGGAGAGGTTTGCTGAAAATGGTCGGCAACAGGTCCGCACTGCTTAAGTACATCAGTAAAAAAGACATTAAGAAGTACAAAGAGATTATTACTCGTCTCGGGCTCCGCAAATAA
- a CDS encoding response regulator, whose protein sequence is MENKKVLVADDEIHIVQVVAMKFRNNGFEVVTADNGTDAYSLCCEEKPDIVITDYQMPGMTGIELIEKMRQNPELVDIPVIMLTARGFAIEDDQKEKLHVAECLSKPFSPKELLAHVENVLANSTVK, encoded by the coding sequence ATGGAAAACAAAAAAGTACTTGTTGCTGACGATGAAATTCACATTGTACAGGTGGTTGCGATGAAGTTCCGGAATAACGGCTTCGAAGTCGTAACGGCCGATAACGGTACGGACGCTTACAGCCTTTGCTGTGAGGAAAAACCGGATATTGTTATTACAGATTACCAAATGCCGGGCATGACAGGAATCGAATTGATTGAAAAGATGCGGCAGAACCCCGAACTTGTGGATATTCCGGTGATAATGCTCACGGCAAGAGGCTTTGCTATAGAAGACGACCAGAAGGAAAAACTTCACGTCGCAGAATGTCTCAGCAAACCTTTCAGTCCGAAAGAGCTTTTAGCTCATGTAGAGAACGTATTAGCGAATTCGACGGTAAAATAG
- the pnp gene encoding polyribonucleotide nucleotidyltransferase, with protein sequence MADVLRVEKQIGEKKLILETGKIAKQADGAVVVTYGETMVLATVVSAAPTRELDYFPLSVEYREKLSAAGKFPGGFMKREGRPSTKEVLTSRMIDRPLRPLFPDGYFDEVQIVVNVISADPENDPDVLAMVGASAALAISTVPFNGPVGAVRLSRVDGQFLINPTYEKRELSDFNLILTGGPDAINMIEVDAKQIPEDVAAQAIKVAQQSIKDTCDLIEELVAKCGKEKQVPVLEWDQVLADEISGKYSDNMRKAFAIKLKSERNNTLRDIAKEIRELYCPAEKPEDARCSARLLGRIIDSVQRTIVREMILKGERPDGRSFTDIRPIACEVGLLPRAHGSALFTRGETQSLVAVTLGTSGDEQIVDGLMAEYGQKFMLHYNFPPYSVGEVKPMRGPGRREIGHGALAEKALEQVRPKIDDFAYTIKIVSDITESNGSSSMATVCGGTLALMDAGVPLLEPVAGISIGLVKEKDKHVLLTDIIGDEDHFGDMDFKVAGTKNGITAIQLDIKAESLSYDIVVESLEMAKQARTKLLAIMAQTIDKPRENLSVYAPKLTSIEIDPEFIGKLIGPGGKNIKALQEKTGTKIEIEEDGTVFISCVGGDGHLEAKRLIQAMTEPPTVGRIYPNSKVVSIKDFGAFVEIIPGVEGLCHISELADGYVKNVDSILKIGDEIPVKLLFIDDQGRFKLSRKAALAEMKVAAEAKPKE encoded by the coding sequence ATGGCAGATGTATTGAGAGTAGAAAAGCAGATTGGTGAAAAGAAATTAATTTTAGAAACGGGTAAAATAGCGAAACAGGCAGATGGTGCAGTTGTTGTTACTTATGGTGAAACAATGGTTCTGGCGACGGTTGTCTCTGCGGCGCCGACGAGAGAACTCGATTATTTCCCGCTGAGTGTTGAGTATCGCGAAAAATTAAGCGCCGCCGGTAAATTCCCGGGCGGCTTTATGAAAAGAGAAGGCAGGCCGAGCACAAAAGAAGTCCTGACTTCGAGAATGATTGACAGACCTCTGCGGCCGCTTTTCCCCGATGGTTATTTTGACGAGGTTCAGATTGTTGTCAACGTAATCAGCGCAGACCCGGAAAATGACCCTGATGTTCTTGCGATGGTTGGTGCCAGTGCCGCTCTTGCGATAAGCACGGTACCGTTCAACGGCCCGGTAGGGGCGGTAAGATTAAGCAGGGTTGACGGTCAATTCCTTATCAATCCGACTTATGAAAAACGCGAACTGAGCGATTTCAATCTCATCCTGACTGGCGGCCCCGATGCGATAAATATGATTGAAGTCGATGCCAAACAGATTCCTGAAGACGTTGCGGCACAGGCGATTAAAGTTGCCCAGCAGTCGATAAAAGATACTTGCGATTTGATTGAAGAACTGGTCGCGAAATGCGGCAAAGAAAAACAGGTTCCAGTCCTCGAATGGGACCAGGTCCTTGCAGATGAAATAAGCGGAAAATATTCCGATAATATGAGAAAAGCTTTCGCGATTAAATTGAAAAGCGAAAGAAACAATACCCTCAGGGATATTGCAAAGGAAATCAGGGAATTGTACTGTCCGGCAGAAAAGCCGGAGGATGCCCGCTGCTCGGCACGTCTGCTTGGCAGAATTATCGACAGCGTCCAGAGAACGATTGTAAGAGAGATGATACTTAAAGGTGAGAGACCTGACGGACGCTCTTTTACCGATATAAGGCCGATAGCATGCGAAGTAGGTTTGCTGCCGCGTGCTCACGGTTCGGCCCTTTTCACAAGAGGCGAAACGCAGTCCCTTGTTGCGGTAACTCTCGGAACAAGCGGTGACGAACAGATTGTCGATGGTCTTATGGCAGAGTACGGCCAGAAGTTTATGCTGCATTATAACTTCCCGCCTTACAGTGTCGGCGAAGTCAAGCCGATGCGAGGACCGGGCCGCCGTGAAATAGGTCACGGTGCACTGGCAGAAAAAGCACTCGAACAGGTCAGACCGAAAATCGACGATTTTGCTTATACGATTAAAATTGTTTCCGATATTACCGAATCTAACGGCTCAAGTTCCATGGCCACAGTTTGCGGCGGAACTCTGGCGCTTATGGATGCAGGCGTTCCTCTTCTCGAACCTGTCGCGGGAATATCGATAGGTCTGGTAAAAGAGAAGGATAAACATGTCCTGCTTACCGATATAATCGGCGATGAGGACCATTTCGGCGATATGGATTTCAAGGTTGCCGGCACAAAGAACGGCATTACAGCAATTCAGCTCGATATAAAAGCGGAATCGCTGTCGTATGATATCGTGGTCGAATCGCTCGAAATGGCGAAACAGGCCCGTACTAAACTGCTTGCGATTATGGCGCAGACTATCGATAAGCCCAGAGAGAATTTAAGCGTATATGCTCCGAAACTTACGAGCATTGAAATCGACCCGGAATTTATCGGCAAGTTAATCGGCCCGGGCGGCAAAAACATAAAGGCCCTTCAGGAAAAGACAGGCACAAAGATAGAAATCGAAGAAGACGGTACAGTTTTCATAAGCTGTGTTGGCGGCGACGGACATCTCGAGGCAAAGAGACTTATCCAGGCTATGACAGAACCGCCGACAGTCGGACGTATCTATCCGAATTCGAAAGTTGTTTCCATTAAGGACTTCGGAGCGTTTGTCGAGATTATCCCCGGCGTCGAAGGCCTTTGCCATATAAGCGAACTGGCCGACGGTTACGTCAAAAATGTCGATAGTATTCTTAAAATCGGCGACGAAATACCGGTCAAGCTGCTTTTCATCGATGACCAGGGCAGGTTCAAGCTTTCTCGAAAAGCCGCTCTTGCTGAAATGAAAGTCGCTGCCGAAGCAAAGCCGAAAGAATAA